One genomic region from Ornithinimicrobium flavum encodes:
- a CDS encoding ABC transporter ATP-binding protein has protein sequence MLEISGLQAFYGDAQALHGVDVTVGQGEVVTLVGRNGAGKTTLLRCIMGLHRDIRGTITLDGQDVTKLPAHQRARRGLGWVQDDRGIYATLNVEENLTLPPITHAETAWSLKQVYEAFPVLADRRRAPGTTLSGGEQQMLAVARVLRTGASVLLLDEPSEGLAPVIVQRIRDIVLEVKQRGTTVLLVEQNVKFAATVADRHYVLAEGHVATSLDNEEFTARQGELLEYLGM, from the coding sequence ATGCTTGAGATCTCCGGGCTGCAGGCCTTCTACGGGGACGCCCAGGCCCTGCACGGGGTGGACGTCACGGTCGGTCAGGGCGAGGTCGTCACCCTGGTCGGGCGCAACGGTGCCGGGAAGACCACCCTGCTGCGCTGCATCATGGGGCTCCACCGCGACATCCGGGGCACCATCACCCTCGACGGGCAGGACGTCACCAAGCTGCCCGCGCACCAGCGGGCCCGCAGGGGCCTGGGCTGGGTCCAGGACGACCGCGGCATCTACGCCACGCTCAACGTGGAGGAGAACCTCACCCTCCCGCCGATCACCCACGCCGAGACCGCGTGGTCGCTCAAGCAGGTCTACGAGGCCTTCCCGGTGCTGGCCGACCGTCGGCGCGCCCCCGGCACGACCCTGTCCGGCGGTGAGCAGCAGATGCTGGCCGTCGCCCGCGTGCTGCGCACCGGGGCCTCGGTCCTGCTGCTGGACGAGCCGAGCGAGGGTCTGGCCCCGGTCATCGTGCAGCGGATCCGCGACATCGTGCTGGAGGTCAAGCAGCGCGGCACGACGGTGCTCCTCGTGGAGCAGAACGTCAAGTTCGCGGCCACCGTCGCCGACCGCCACTACGTCCTGGCCGAGGGCCACGTCGCCACCAGCCTGGACAACGAGGAGTTCACCGCCCGCCAGGGCGAGCTCCTCGAGTACCTCGGCATGTGA
- a CDS encoding ABC transporter ATP-binding protein: MTEATSSVALSARGLTKDFRGFKAVKNVDLDVVEGEVHALVGPNGAGKTTLFNLLTGYLKPTSGTIEVHGKDITGKEPEQIAHLGVARSFQITSLFDNLTPREHVELALQGMEGGGMRFWSSDRTLRRYADQVDRIVDQVGLTSLQTRPAGELAYGQKRALEMAIVLAMDPQVLLLDEPTAGMGREDVDRTIELVRRIAEGRSVVFVDHNMHVVGSLAHHVTVLMAGEVLARGTYDEVRGDERVITAYLGEDTHA; the protein is encoded by the coding sequence ATGACCGAAGCCACCTCCTCCGTCGCGCTGTCGGCACGTGGCCTCACGAAGGACTTCCGCGGCTTCAAGGCCGTGAAGAACGTCGACCTCGACGTCGTCGAGGGTGAGGTGCACGCGCTCGTCGGCCCGAACGGCGCCGGCAAGACGACCCTGTTCAACCTCTTGACCGGCTACCTCAAGCCCACGAGCGGCACGATCGAGGTGCACGGCAAGGACATCACCGGCAAGGAGCCGGAGCAGATCGCGCACCTGGGCGTGGCCCGGTCCTTCCAGATCACGAGCCTCTTCGACAACCTCACCCCGCGCGAGCACGTCGAGCTGGCCCTGCAGGGCATGGAGGGCGGGGGTATGCGGTTCTGGAGCTCGGACCGCACGCTGCGGCGCTACGCCGACCAGGTGGACCGGATCGTCGACCAGGTCGGCCTGACCTCCCTGCAGACCCGCCCGGCGGGCGAGCTGGCCTACGGGCAGAAGCGGGCCCTGGAGATGGCGATCGTGCTCGCGATGGACCCGCAGGTGCTGCTGCTGGACGAGCCGACCGCCGGGATGGGACGTGAGGACGTCGACCGCACAATCGAGCTCGTGCGCCGGATCGCGGAGGGGCGCTCGGTCGTCTTCGTCGACCACAACATGCACGTCGTCGGCAGCCTGGCGCACCACGTCACGGTCCTCATGGCCGGCGAGGTGCTGGCCCGCGGCACCTACGACGAGGTGCGGGGCGACGAGCGGGTCATCACCGCCTACCTCGGGGAGGACACCCATGCTTGA